A window of Roseburia hominis A2-183 genomic DNA:
TTATGCCAACAGCTGGCTTTCCAAGAACGTGGAGAATGTCAAGGCATACTATGCTGATCCGCGCTGTACATTCCTGTTTACCGTAAATGGTTACAAGGGTCTGATGGAGGCGGTATTGTTTGACGATCAGATGGAGAATATAAAAAAGGTCCCGAAAAATCTGCCGCTGTTTTTTGTATCCGGTGCGGACGATCCGGTCGGAGATCTGGGCGAGGGCGTTAAGAAGGTGTACGGTATGTACAAAGATGCGGGGCTTTCGGATATTACCTACCGCCTGTACGAGAATGACCGTCATGAGATTTTAAACGAGACAGACCGCGATCAGGTTATGGCGGATATTGTATCGTGGCTGAACGTGCATGTGGAACTGTAATCTTGCCGGACAGGTTTCTTAAATTTATATAAATAAATCGGCTGGAGGGAAAACGTCGGTTGTTTTTATGGAAAGTTCGTAGTAAAATAGAGACTTGTTTTGGAAGGAGGATTTCACATGAAAAAGAATGGAATGAGAGTTACCAGTTTATTTCTGGCTGCGGTGATGCTTGCATCGGCGCCTGTGACGGCATCCGCGGCGGATACATCAGCGAATGTAGAGGGAGAGGTTGTCGTAGACCAGACAAGTCAGGATCAGACTTCAGCAGAGTCGCAGAATCAGGCAGGGCAGGATCAGACTTCGGCAGAGGCGCAGGATCAGTCAAAGGCTTCGGCAGCGGAGAACGCTGCCACGGGAGCAAACAGTGATAACGTGACAATCCAGGCGGATGATAAGCCATATCTTGCGCTGGGAGCGGATCTGACGGATGCCCAGAAGAATACGGTGCTTTCCCTGATGGGGATTGATCCGGCGAACCTTGGCAATTATGATGTGGTCTATACAACGAATGCAGAGGAGCATCAGTATCTGGATTCCTATATCAGTTCCTCACAGATCGGAAGCAAGTCATGGTCTTCCGTTGTGATCGTAAAACGCGATAAGGGAAACGGATTAAATATTTCAACCAGGAATATCAATTACTGTACAGTCGGCATGTACAAAAATGCGTTGACAACGGCGGGTATTACCGATGCGGATATCATCGTTGCAGGACCGCAGGAGATCTCCGGCACGGCGGCGCTTGTCGGCGTATTCAAGGCATACCAGGAGATGACAGGTGAGACGATCAATGCGGATATCATCGACGCATCCTTAAATGAGCTCGTGGTTACCGGGCAGTTAGAACAGTCGATTGCCGGACTTTCCGATGAGGAAGTGGAAGAGTTTATCGCTTACATCAAGTCGGTCATTGCACAGAATGATCTGAAAGATGAGGCGAGCATCAACCAGGCGATTGATGATGCCTGCAGCAAATATAATGTGACACTGTCAGATTCCGAGCGCCAGCAGATCGTGGATCTGCTCTTAAAGATTACATCTCTGGGGATCAATCTTGACAGCCTTGTGGATTATGCGGAGTCACTGTACCATTCCTTTAAGGACGGCGGAGGAGACAGCAGCGTGCTCTCGAGTGTAGGCACATTTTTCTCAAATGTATTCAGCTCGATCGCGGACTTCTTTAAGGGATTGTTTTCGTAAACGGAGGAGAGGAAGGAATCTATGGTAGACAGAAAGAGACGGCTGGATTGCGCGAACGGAATCCGGAAAGCAGACATTGTATTAAAGCACGGCAAAGTGTTGAACGTATTCACGGAGGAGATCCTGGAAGCGGATGTTGCAATCTGCGGCGACACGATCGTGGGAGTCGGTTCCTACGAGGGGGAGCAGGAGATCGACTGTACCGGAAAATATCTGGTGCCGGGATTTTTGGATGCCCATATGCATATCGAATCCAGTATGGTATCCCCGGGCGAATTGTCCAAGGTGCTGGTGCAGGCGGGAACGACGACCATTGTTGCGGATCCGCATGAGATTGTCAATGTGTGCGGCGTGAAGGGAATGGATTATTTTCTGAAATGTGCGGGCAAGGCGCTGGTACATATTTTCTTCATGATTCCGTCCTCTGTTCCGGCAACCGATGTGGAGACAAACGGATGCGGGGAGTTTCTGGCGTCCGATATGATGAAGTATGTGGATGATGCAAGAGTACTGGGACTCGGGGAGACCATGCGTTTTGTGGAGTGCTACAAGGGCGAGCGCCGGATGTCGGATAAGCTGGAACTTTTTGCAAAGAAGCACATCGACGGACATGCGCCGGGCATTACAGGAAAGGCGGTACAGGCGTACCGTCTGGCCGGCGTGGAGAACGATCATGAGTGTGCGAGCCCTGAGGAAGTGCTCGACAAGCTGCGCGCCGGTTTTCACATCTATATCCGTGAGGGAAGCGGCGCTAAGAATCTTGACACGTTAATCCGCACGCTTTTAGACGCCAATGTGGCGCTCGACCAGTGCGCATTCTGCACCGACGATAAGCATATCGAGGAGATCCGCAAGGAAGGGCATATCAGCACCTGTATCCGCAAGGCGATTGCACTTGGGGTTCCGGTGGCAAAGGCATACAAGATGGGAAGCTACCAGCCGGCAATGTTTTACGGGCTTAAGGGATACGGTGCCATCGGAGCCGGATATCACGCCGACATTGTGTTCCTCGATAATCTGGAGGAGGTGCGTCCGACCGATGTGATGAAGGACGGCAGGATCCTGGGAGAGGAAGACTATAAGAAAGATTATTGGGTTCCAGTGCCGGAGGAACTGCTTCACACGGTTCATGTCGGGGAGCTTTCCAGAGAGCGGATTCAGCTTGCATGCAACGGAAAGACCGATGTGATACAGATGAATGCGCATCAGATCGTGACGACGCATCTGGTGGAAGAAGTGCCGACAGAAAACGGATATTTTGTCCCGAATGAAGTATACAATAAGATCTGTGTGGTGGAACGCCACGGCAAGACCGGAGAGATCGGTGTGGCACCGCTCAAGGGCTTTGGCGTAAAAGGCGGTGCCGTAGCGACGTCCGTTGCGCACGATTCCCACAATATGATTGTGGCGGGAGACAATGACGATGACATTCTGCTTGCCATCCGGACTGTGGAGGAGCAGCAGGGCGGCTATGCGATCGTGTCCGGCGGAAAGGTAATCGATGTACTGCCGCTGCCGATCGCGGGTCTTATGAGCGACAGACGGTATGAGGAAGTCACGGAAAAGCTCTCTGCCATGCAGAAGGAGACGAGAGAACTTGGTATCTCAGAGAATGTAGATCCGTTTGTTACCCTTTCTTTTATGGCGCTTACGGTAATTCCGGAGATCCGTGTCACGGAGCGCGGTGTTTATTTATTCTGACAGAACAGATGTGAAGGAGATTTATGCAGGAAAAGATTCAAATTATCAGCGACGGGTCGTTAGACCTTTCAAGAGAGCTCACAAAAGAGCGCGATATTCTGGTGGTGCCTTTCTATGTATCTTTTGATGGAGAGACTTATCTGAAAGAAGGGGTGGAACTGGATATCCGCGAGTTCTATCAGAGAATGGTGGATCACCCGGATGTATTTCCGAAGACGTCGATGCCGTCGGTGGATGATTATTATCAGGTGTTTCTCCCGCTTGCAAAGCAGGATGTCCCGATGATCTGTATCTGTATCACGACGAAGTTCAGCGGCTCCATGCAGTCGGCGACGACCGCCAGAGATATGATTTTAGAGGAATATCCCAAGGCGCGCATCACAGTCATCGACGCGGAGATCAACACGGTGCTGCAGGGCTTGTATGTGCTTGAGGCATGCCGGCTGCGTGACCTCGGCTGGGAGTATGACCGCATGGTGGAGCGGCTTCTTACCATCCGGGAGAGCGGAAGAATCTTCTTTACGATCGGCAACATTGATTACTTAAAGCATGGCGGAAGAATCGGAAAAGTGATGGGGATTGCGGGAAGTGCATTAAAAATCAAGCCGCTTATTACTCTGAAGGAGGGCGAGATTTTTGCCTCCGGCATTGCGCGAAGCCGGGAAAAATCCATGCAGAAAGTAATCGAGATGCTCAAAGCTTATCTGGACGAACGCGCCGCAAAGCCGGGCGAATACAGTTTTGCCATCGGTTATGGCTATGATTATGAGGAGGCCTGCCATTTTCGTGAGATGTTAAAAGATCTCGTGAGGGAGCGCATGGGGATCGATGAGATTGAGATTTACCAGATCGGCGCAACGATTGGCGTTCACACCGGACCGTATCCGATCGGCGTGGGGATTATCAAACGCGCGGACTGGGAAGCGTAGGGTGGACAGAAGCCGGAGAAAAAGATAAAGCGAATGGAAAATATAAATCGTACATGTTGTGTAAGCGTTACACATGCATGTACGATTTTTTGATTTATAGGAGAATCCTGTTTGCGGGATTCTTTTTTTCTCTTTTAGAAAATGAATGTATCATTTTTTGAATAATAATATTGACAATACTATATTATATGATATACAGTATTAATAACAAAATAATATTATAAACATATAAGTAATATCAGACAGAACAGGAAAGGAGCCGGTAATATGGTGTTCAATACAGGTGCAGCCCTGCTGGATGCGATTGTTCTGGCGGTCGTCTCCAAGGAGGAGGAAGGCACATATGGATATAAGATCACGCAGGATGTGAGAGTGGCGATTGAGGTTTCGGAATCCACACTTTATCCGGTATTGCGTAGACTTCAGAAAGATGGATGCCTTATGGTGTATGACAGAGAATGTGGAGGCCGCAACAGGCGCTACTACAGGATTACGGATGAGGGAAGAAAGAAGCTGGACGATTATCGCAGAGAATGGGATGACTATTCTTCGAAAATATCAGAGTTATTTTCCGAGGAGGGAGTTTGAAGATGAACAAAGATGAATTTTTAAGGCAGCTGGAAGCGCTGCTGTCCGGGATTTCACAGGAGGAAAGAACGGAGGCACTTGCATTTTACCGCAGTTATTTCGAGGACGCCGGAGAGGCAAATGAGGCAAAGATATTAGAAGAACTGGAATCGCCGCAGAAAGTGGCGGACAGCATTATCAAAGATCTGGGTGTGCAGCCCGGGGAAGCGTGTTCTTCCGGCGCGCAGGGAGCAGCGGCAGGAGCAGAGTGGAATCCGGCAGTGCAGAGCGCACTGGAGGGAGCAGCAACAGGAGCAGAGTGGAATCCGGCAGTGCAGGGAGCAGCGCAGAACGCATCGAAGGGAGTACCACAGGGAGCAGCGCAGAATGCAGCGTATTCTACGCAGGAGAAGGATGGAATGCCGGGATGGGCGATCGTTCTTCTGGTCATCACTTCGCCGGTATGGCTGGTGATGATTCTGGTCATACTGTCAGCATTGCTCGGCATTGTGGCGGCGCTGTTTGGAATTGCAATAGCGGTTGTGGCAGTCATGGGCGCACTGTTAATCTGCGGTGTGGTGCTCTTTGGTGCAGGAATCGGAACCGCATTTGCAGGAAATCCTGCAATCGGAATCGGGCTTATGGGAGGAGGTCTCATCGTCCTTGCGTTCGGTGTCCTTGCGGTGGTTCTTGTGGTCTGGATTTTCGGAGGATTTCTTCCCTGGGCATTGAAAGGAATCTGGAAGCTTTGCAAAAAGCCATTTAATAAGAGAAAGGAGCGTGCGGCAGCATGAAAAAATTTTCAAAAATCTGCCTGATCATTGTGGCAGTTCTCGGGGGAATGGGATTATTGCTCGGCGGCATCTCCGCTCTGCTTGGCGGAGGCTTTGGGGCAATCAGACGCATGGCGGAAAGAGGAGAACTGGATGCGGGCAACTGGCATATCCGGCCATATGAACTTTACTATTCTTCGGATGAAGAAGACACAGAGGATGACTGGGGAGCAGACGACGATGCAAAAGTTTATACCTATGAGGCAGCCGGCATAAAAAATCTGGATATTGATATTGATGCTGCGGAAATCTATGTCAAGCAGGGGACGGATGATAAAAACCTTGTGGTGAGAACCTACGGCTGCAAAGAAAAATATTATAAAGGGGATATGAATAAAGATACGCTTCAGATTCAGTATGAGATTCATAAGCAGTTTCCGGACAATTATGATGCGCAGATTGTGATTGAGATTCCGGAGAAAATGACCTTTGATACCATGGACTTTGACATCGGGGCGGCAGATGCAGATTTTGCATCGGGCAGTGTGAACTGCAGAACGATGGAGCTGAATGTGGGAGCAGGGGAACTGACGGGAGCAGATTTTGCTGTGACAGGAACCCTGGACATCAAGCTTGGAGCCGGTGATATTGATCTGGAAGGAGGCACCTATAAAGATATTAAGCTGGATTGCGGTATGGGATCATTTGCGCTGGACGGCATTGTGGCAGAGAATGTGAAAGCGCATTGCGGCATGGGGGATGGCAGCATCACCCTGCGCGGCAGGGAAGAGGACTATAATTATAAGATGTCCTGCGGCATGGGGGATCTCACGGTAAACGGAGAAAGCTATTCCGATCTCAGCGGAAGCTACAAAGTCACGAATGCCGGGGCTGTGGGAACGATTGATCTGGACTGCGGTATGGGAAGCATTGACTTTGATATAGAATCGTAAGAAAAAAGAAAGAGAAAGCACGAGAAAAAGAAAAACTGTCCAGATGGTATGTTCAGACGTGTGAAAAAGAGGTATCCGGGTCCACAGGAGAAAAAAATGACTGTGGGACCCGGATTTTTGCAAAAAACGGGTCTGGCAGAGGAAAAAATCTGCTCTGGACCCGTTTTACATAGAAAAAGCACCATTTTGACTGGAAAAATGAAGAAAAACGGGTCTAAAACAAGGAAAATCCTCTGTGGGACCCGTTTTACAACTGCTTCGTGGATTGTTTTCGGTAATCCCGGGGCGTCATGCCGAATCTTTTTTTGAAAGTGCGGTTAAAGTACGACAGATTCTCGTAGCCGACTTCCTCTGCGATGGCAAGAATCGAGGATTCGGAGGAGATCAACAGGCGGGAAGCCATGGTCAGGCGGTATTCATTGAGATATTCGATGAAGGAAGTGCCCATCGTATTCTTGAAATACTTCATGAAATGCGACTGGCTCAGCCCGACCTCCGCCGAGACATCTGCAATCGTAATGCGCTCCATATAATGGTTCTCCAGATACTTTAAGATCAGCTTCATCTTCTCCAGCGACTTGTGATCGCGTTTCGCCGGCTCTTTTAAGAGGCATTTGCTGAATAAAATGTAAAAAAGCATAAAGAGCTGACTCTTGATAAAGAACTGATAGCCGGGCGGGTTCGTCCGGCTGATTTCATCGTTGGCGTCAATGCAGGCGGCAATCTCCGCATAGCAGGGAGATCCCGGCTGATATAAGAGCGGAACGGACAGGACGCCCGACAACAGCGGCGCAAGAAATTCGGTATTGCTGGTGTCCGTTTTTTTGGAAATGAGGATGCCCGGATGGAAAATGATATTTTCGTATTCCATGCTTTCCTGCATGTACTGTTCAATGCTGTGTAGCCTGCCCGGCAGAATCAGCGCGATGGTTCCCCCGGTTACCACGTAGGATTTGAAATCGACCGTGATTGCTCCGGTTCCTTTTTTGATATAGATGATTTCCATCTCATCGTGCCAGTGCAGAGGCACGCGTGAAAAGTCAAGCGGAATCGAGCAAGGGTAGGTGATATAAGGAAACAGCGGGTTACCATGTGGAATTTTTTCCTGATAGTTTTCATACTCTAAAATGTTCATGATAGGATTGTACCACTTTTGGGGATAATATGACAAGAAAAAAAGTGGACTTCTGCATATAATGTTCTCATACAGCAGGGAAATACAAAAAGTAATTGGGGATGCAAAACAAGGAGTAAAATCCTCTGCTCCTGCAAGAGCAGTCGCATTTTGCTTCGCAAAACAAGGAGGATATCATGAACGTACAGGAAATCGTAAACAACAGATACGGTAAGGGCATTGCACAGTGCTCCAACGAAGAGATTTATTACGCGCTGCTTGAGATGACAAAGAGCATGGCGAAGGAAAAGGAGAGCAACGAGGGAAAGCGCAAGCTTTATTATATCTCCGCCGAGTTTTTGATTGGTAAGCTGTTATCCAACAACCTGATCAACCTCGGTATTTATGAGGAAGTAAAGCAGGTTCTGGCGGAGAACGGCAAGAACCTGGCAGAGATCGAGGAGGTTGAGCCGGAGCCGTCTCTCGGAAACGGCGGTCTGGGTCGTCTGGCAGCATGCTTCCTGGATTCCATTGCAACGCTCGGATTAAACGGCGACGGCGTGGGTCTCAATTATCACTACGGTCTGTTCAAACAGGTATTTGAGCACAATTTACAGCACGAGGAGCCGAACCCGTGGATCGAGAAGGAGAGCTGGCTGACAAAAACGAACGTGACCTACCCGGTACAGTTCGGCGGTTTTACCTTACAGTCCAGACTGTATGATATCGATGTGATTGGTTACGAGAACCGCACCACAAAGCTTCATCTGTTTGATGTGGAGACCGTGGACGAGAGCCTTGTAGGGGACGGCATCAATTTTGACAAAGAGGATATTGCAAAGAACCTGACGCTGTTCTTATACCCGGACGATTCGGATGACAAGGGACGCATCCTGCGTGTATACCAGCAGTATTTTATGGTCAGCAATGCGGCACAGCTCATCATCGATGAGACGCTGGCAAGAGGCGGTGATCTGCACAAGTTGAATGAGTACGCGGCAATCCAGATCAACGATACACACCCGAGCATGGTGATTCCGGAGCTGATCCGTCTTCTGATGCAGCGTGGAATTCTGATGGATGAGGCGATTGAGATCGTATCGAAGACCTGCGCATACACCAACCACACGATTCTTGCGGAGGCACTGGAAAAATGGCCGATTCATTTTTTAGAAAAGGCAGTTCCGCAGCTTCTTCCGATTATCTACGAACTGAACAGCCGCGTGGTACGCAAATACGATGACAAGTCGGTTGCGATCATTGATGACGAGAAACGCGTGCATATGGCACATATGGATATTCATTATGGCTACAGTGTCAACGGCGTTGCCTACCTGCACACGGAAATTTTGAAAAATACGGAGCTCAACAACTTCTACAAGATCTATCCGGAGAAGTTCAACAATAAGACAAACGGCATTACCTTCCGCCGCTGGCTGCTGCACTGCAACCACGAGCTGGCAGATCTGATTGAATCCCTGATCGGACCGGGCTTTAAGAAGGATGCGATGGAGCTGGAGAAGCTCGGCGCGCTTGTCGATGACGCTTCCGTTCTGCAGCGCCTGCTTGATGTCAAGAACAGCAGAAAGACCGAGCTGAAAGATTATCTTGCAAAAACACAGGGAATCGTGCTGGATGACAATTCCATTTACGATATCCAGATCAAGCGTCTGCACGAGTACAAGAGACAGCAGATGAATGCGCTGTACGTCATCCACAAATATTTCGAGATCAAGGCAGGCAAGAAGCCGACCCGTCCGATCACCGTGATTTTCGGTGCCAAGGCAGCCCCGGCTTACGTGATTGCAAAAGATATCATTCACCTGATCCTCTGCCTGTCCGAGTTGATTGCAAATGATCCGGAGGTATCTCCGTACTTAAAGGTTGTGATGGTGGAAAACTACAATGTCACGCTGGCTGAAAAGCTGATCCCGGCGGCAGATATCCACGAGCAGATTTCCCTTGCTTCCAAGGAGGCGTCCGGAACATCCAACATGAAGTTCATGTTAAACGGTGCAGTGGCAATCGGAACCATGGACGGTGCAAACGTGGAGATGCATCAGTTTGTCGGCGACGACAACATTTACATCTTCGGTGAGTCCTCCGAGGAAGTCATCAAGCACTACGAGAAGGCAGATTATGTGTCCAGAAGCTACTATGAGAATGATGCGAACATCAAGCGCGCGGTAGACTTTATCGTGAGCGACGAGATGATGGCAGTCGGATGCAGAGAGAATTTAGAGCGTCTTTACAACGAACTTCTGAACAAAGACTGGTTCATGACGCTTCCGGATTTCGAGGATTATGTGGCAACAAAGGAGCGCATCTATGCGGATTATGAAGACCGCATGGCATGGGCGAAGAAAATGCTCATCAACATCAGCAAAGCCGGCTTCTTCTCCTCTGACCGTACGATCGCACAGTACAATGAGGACATCTGGCATCTGTAAAACCGGGGAAAACCGCCCGGAAGAAAAAGCTTGCTTCAAAATTTATATATTTCTTTCACAGAGAGGAGTGCCGCAAGGCGCTCCTTTTTGTATGAAAACAGTGGAAACAGAGAAAATGCTGTACAAAATCCGGCGGCCGGCATATTGTATAAAGTCCGCGGGTTCTTTATAATAAGAAAAAGACAGGGCAGCAGTCCGGAAAATAAGAAGGAACTCTGCCCGGAAATGGAGAAAATGATGCGTTATATTGACATGCATTGTGATACATTGGGAAGCGCGTTAGCGCAGAAAACAGAGACGTTTCTGGAACTTGACCGCACGATGGTGGATGGACTGCGCCTGCAGCAGGCAGAGGCAGGAGCGCAGTTTTTTGCGATGTTTCTGCCGCAGAGAAATGATCCGGACTGGTTCGGCTTAGAAGAGATGCCGTCGGCGGAAGTACTCATGAGGAAAATGTATGACATTTTCTGCCATACCATGGAGCAGTACGGTGACCGCTTTGCTGCAGCGCACAATGCAGAGGAA
This region includes:
- a CDS encoding DUF1002 domain-containing protein, which gives rise to MKKNGMRVTSLFLAAVMLASAPVTASAADTSANVEGEVVVDQTSQDQTSAESQNQAGQDQTSAEAQDQSKASAAENAATGANSDNVTIQADDKPYLALGADLTDAQKNTVLSLMGIDPANLGNYDVVYTTNAEEHQYLDSYISSSQIGSKSWSSVVIVKRDKGNGLNISTRNINYCTVGMYKNALTTAGITDADIIVAGPQEISGTAALVGVFKAYQEMTGETINADIIDASLNELVVTGQLEQSIAGLSDEEVEEFIAYIKSVIAQNDLKDEASINQAIDDACSKYNVTLSDSERQQIVDLLLKITSLGINLDSLVDYAESLYHSFKDGGGDSSVLSSVGTFFSNVFSSIADFFKGLFS
- the ade gene encoding adenine deaminase → MVDRKRRLDCANGIRKADIVLKHGKVLNVFTEEILEADVAICGDTIVGVGSYEGEQEIDCTGKYLVPGFLDAHMHIESSMVSPGELSKVLVQAGTTTIVADPHEIVNVCGVKGMDYFLKCAGKALVHIFFMIPSSVPATDVETNGCGEFLASDMMKYVDDARVLGLGETMRFVECYKGERRMSDKLELFAKKHIDGHAPGITGKAVQAYRLAGVENDHECASPEEVLDKLRAGFHIYIREGSGAKNLDTLIRTLLDANVALDQCAFCTDDKHIEEIRKEGHISTCIRKAIALGVPVAKAYKMGSYQPAMFYGLKGYGAIGAGYHADIVFLDNLEEVRPTDVMKDGRILGEEDYKKDYWVPVPEELLHTVHVGELSRERIQLACNGKTDVIQMNAHQIVTTHLVEEVPTENGYFVPNEVYNKICVVERHGKTGEIGVAPLKGFGVKGGAVATSVAHDSHNMIVAGDNDDDILLAIRTVEEQQGGYAIVSGGKVIDVLPLPIAGLMSDRRYEEVTEKLSAMQKETRELGISENVDPFVTLSFMALTVIPEIRVTERGVYLF
- a CDS encoding DegV family protein, which encodes MQEKIQIISDGSLDLSRELTKERDILVVPFYVSFDGETYLKEGVELDIREFYQRMVDHPDVFPKTSMPSVDDYYQVFLPLAKQDVPMICICITTKFSGSMQSATTARDMILEEYPKARITVIDAEINTVLQGLYVLEACRLRDLGWEYDRMVERLLTIRESGRIFFTIGNIDYLKHGGRIGKVMGIAGSALKIKPLITLKEGEIFASGIARSREKSMQKVIEMLKAYLDERAAKPGEYSFAIGYGYDYEEACHFREMLKDLVRERMGIDEIEIYQIGATIGVHTGPYPIGVGIIKRADWEA
- a CDS encoding PadR family transcriptional regulator — translated: MVFNTGAALLDAIVLAVVSKEEEGTYGYKITQDVRVAIEVSESTLYPVLRRLQKDGCLMVYDRECGGRNRRYYRITDEGRKKLDDYRREWDDYSSKISELFSEEGV
- a CDS encoding DUF1700 domain-containing protein encodes the protein MNKDEFLRQLEALLSGISQEERTEALAFYRSYFEDAGEANEAKILEELESPQKVADSIIKDLGVQPGEACSSGAQGAAAGAEWNPAVQSALEGAATGAEWNPAVQGAAQNASKGVPQGAAQNAAYSTQEKDGMPGWAIVLLVITSPVWLVMILVILSALLGIVAALFGIAIAVVAVMGALLICGVVLFGAGIGTAFAGNPAIGIGLMGGGLIVLAFGVLAVVLVVWIFGGFLPWALKGIWKLCKKPFNKRKERAAA
- a CDS encoding DUF4097 family beta strand repeat-containing protein, giving the protein MKKFSKICLIIVAVLGGMGLLLGGISALLGGGFGAIRRMAERGELDAGNWHIRPYELYYSSDEEDTEDDWGADDDAKVYTYEAAGIKNLDIDIDAAEIYVKQGTDDKNLVVRTYGCKEKYYKGDMNKDTLQIQYEIHKQFPDNYDAQIVIEIPEKMTFDTMDFDIGAADADFASGSVNCRTMELNVGAGELTGADFAVTGTLDIKLGAGDIDLEGGTYKDIKLDCGMGSFALDGIVAENVKAHCGMGDGSITLRGREEDYNYKMSCGMGDLTVNGESYSDLSGSYKVTNAGAVGTIDLDCGMGSIDFDIES
- a CDS encoding AraC family transcriptional regulator, yielding MNILEYENYQEKIPHGNPLFPYITYPCSIPLDFSRVPLHWHDEMEIIYIKKGTGAITVDFKSYVVTGGTIALILPGRLHSIEQYMQESMEYENIIFHPGILISKKTDTSNTEFLAPLLSGVLSVPLLYQPGSPCYAEIAACIDANDEISRTNPPGYQFFIKSQLFMLFYILFSKCLLKEPAKRDHKSLEKMKLILKYLENHYMERITIADVSAEVGLSQSHFMKYFKNTMGTSFIEYLNEYRLTMASRLLISSESSILAIAEEVGYENLSYFNRTFKKRFGMTPRDYRKQSTKQL
- a CDS encoding glycogen/starch/alpha-glucan phosphorylase, whose translation is MNVQEIVNNRYGKGIAQCSNEEIYYALLEMTKSMAKEKESNEGKRKLYYISAEFLIGKLLSNNLINLGIYEEVKQVLAENGKNLAEIEEVEPEPSLGNGGLGRLAACFLDSIATLGLNGDGVGLNYHYGLFKQVFEHNLQHEEPNPWIEKESWLTKTNVTYPVQFGGFTLQSRLYDIDVIGYENRTTKLHLFDVETVDESLVGDGINFDKEDIAKNLTLFLYPDDSDDKGRILRVYQQYFMVSNAAQLIIDETLARGGDLHKLNEYAAIQINDTHPSMVIPELIRLLMQRGILMDEAIEIVSKTCAYTNHTILAEALEKWPIHFLEKAVPQLLPIIYELNSRVVRKYDDKSVAIIDDEKRVHMAHMDIHYGYSVNGVAYLHTEILKNTELNNFYKIYPEKFNNKTNGITFRRWLLHCNHELADLIESLIGPGFKKDAMELEKLGALVDDASVLQRLLDVKNSRKTELKDYLAKTQGIVLDDNSIYDIQIKRLHEYKRQQMNALYVIHKYFEIKAGKKPTRPITVIFGAKAAPAYVIAKDIIHLILCLSELIANDPEVSPYLKVVMVENYNVTLAEKLIPAADIHEQISLASKEASGTSNMKFMLNGAVAIGTMDGANVEMHQFVGDDNIYIFGESSEEVIKHYEKADYVSRSYYENDANIKRAVDFIVSDEMMAVGCRENLERLYNELLNKDWFMTLPDFEDYVATKERIYADYEDRMAWAKKMLINISKAGFFSSDRTIAQYNEDIWHL